From the Drechmeria coniospora strain ARSEF 6962 chromosome 02, whole genome shotgun sequence genome, the window ACAGACGATTTGCGCATCTCGCAGCACGACTCCTGTCCGAGAGCAATGAGTGCACGGCAAATGCATCCAAGGGTCTCGAGGGTGGCGCCATATCGCTCTCTAGCGGTACGACGATGGTCTTCGCACGCAGCAGAAGGCGATGTCCGTCGGGATGAGGAAGCTACCGAAATCAGCCAGAGACTCATGATTCTTGGACGCCAGATCAAACCATACACTTGCTGCCTCCAACGCATGTccttgccgaagccgacTGGCATTGGCGAAAGGCCAGACGGTCGAGGCAGGAATCGTCACAGCAGGGGGATGGTTTGCCACGGCAGCAGTCCGCAACCTTTGCATCGTCGGGGACAGAATCCGGGACGGAGCTGGGACCACAGCCAGCGTCGCAGCAGTTTTTCTTGCCGGGCGGAATCGACGGTTCGGCAATGGTTTCACCCTCGTCACTGTGCGTCAAGACACAAGCACCGGGtgcggccgagcagcagccgtCCTGGCAAGAATTGGTGGATCTTGGGTTAGCGGTGCAACACTCATCAGCTTCTGCAACAGTAGCGGTGCCGCCAGTGCAACAGTTGTCAGCAGCATTGCCATTGTCCCCTTCCCCCTCCCCGGCAGCGCCATCCTGTCGCGTACAAGCATCGCTTGCCACCTCGTCTGAAGGGCAGCCGGATGGAAGAAGGGACTGAGACTGCGGTCCCGATCCACAACACGCACGCGCCATGGTTCTGTGGTGGCGATTGTTTCTTGTTTGATGAATTCGAATAGATGTTTTTGAAGTATGtggaggggagggagcgTAAGCACGGATGACGGTTAggcatcagcagcagcagcagcagcagtaggGGCGAGTTTATTGTGGTTTAGGTCAGCCCCAGCCACTgcacagcacatgtacacagTGTGGATGGTCTTGGACATTCTAAACATTGGATGGATGATATGCTGAGACGCGGGGAAGGAGTGTCGCACGGACCCAGCGACAGCACAGCACCGGAAGGAGCAGGAGAGACACGGTGAAATCGACGGAATACCGAAATAGGCAATTCGACGATGCGGGGTAGGAGGGAGCCAGAAATACCCACTTACTCCATGGAAGAATACTGGCCAAGTTTTCTCCCAGTTTCCTACCACTCGGCCATGCCAGCACAGTCAATTATTGCTTCCTCTTGGCTTTCTGGGCTCATCGGATGGCTCCTCGACACTCAGGTGCTTCACTCGAGACTGCGAAATCGGGAGGCTAGAACAAGAAACtctctacggagtattcgAGGTGAATTTATTGCTCGCAAGCCATTGTTGCTACAGCATTTCATGAGCGGCTATGACGAGTGACTAGGATGAGCATCACGAGAAAGAAGAAAGTTCTAGTCTCATTACATCGACACGTCAGAGTACTTTTCGCAAAGAAAGTGACCAAAAATTTCGTTGAGAGGATGGGATCGACGAGTTGCAACACATAAGCCAAACAACACAGCTACCCATGACATCATGTATCGTTCAACCAATGCTCCAGAACGGTACTAACTACAATCGAAATCTCAGCGACGCGAGGAGAATGACGTAGGCAAATAGAACAAGACGTTGAGGCGTCAGGGTAAGAGAAAGCGCATCAGCGAGCGCCACAGCGAGATTACGCCCATGGCATGTCTCGGAATGTCGAGCCTCATGGCCTTGATGACAAGCTCATCCCCACCCGTCTCCGTCGGGAGTAGGACAGGCCCAAGATCAGCAAAGCCGAGCCCCGAAAACAGAATGTACGCTCGCGAGCTTGACTGGACGCCGATGAACGCCTGCTTCTCTCGCGCTAAGTCGACCCCCCAGCTCATGAGTGCCTTGCCGTACCCGCGACGCTGGTAGGCTGGCCGAGTTGCCAGGACGTGAAGGTGTATGCAAGGGCCGTGCTGGCCGAGACGCACCCCCCGACCGTCAAGATAGGCTTGATGCAGGACTGAGAACCTGTCAGGCAGCCGGTTGGTGTTTTCGTTGGCGGGACTGGATGCGTTGTGAAGTAAAGCGACAGCTGCCCGCAAGGTAAGCATCGGAACCCCCCTGCGTACATGCAACTATGAAGCTCAATCGAGGGCGAAGAGTCGAGGTACAAACGGAGCCAACTCACTGTCATCGTGCAGCTCCTCCTGGGCCTGGCTCTGGTGGCAATGTGACCACCCACCAACAGCCGAGAGGTCCCAAACCGCGACCGAGACGATGAGAGGTGCAGAGGGGCGACTCCTGTCAATATCCGagcgctcgagctcgagcaccAGCACGAGCCAGTTCTTGTCCGGGCCTGGCTCGAGACAACTTCGCAGGAGTTCTTCGCTCTTTTCGACCAGCTCGCTATTGCTTTGCGCCTTGGGTGAGAAAAATGCCTTCCAAGGAGACTCTTCCGAAAGGGCGGCCAGGATAAGGCGTGCCGCCGCGGGAACGTCGTGAATGGAGGCCGGTCGTACCCTTGTCCCCATCGTCACCTCTTGGCTGACTGGCTGGCTTCTGACTGGCAGTCGGTCTTGGACAAGGCGAGAATATCTTGCGCCTGCCGCTGGGCAACACCTGGCTTTAAAAAAGTCTGCTCAACACAACGCGGGACTCTTTTCAGAGACGTCGTTTTGCCTCTTCCCCGACAGAGCAGAAAGTGGAAATTCCCTCATGACGCCGTGCAACATATGCAGGTGGTTTGGTTAACAAGCGCCCGCTGACCCGGCTCAGCTTGTGATGATAATGCTACCCTCCAATGCTACGGCGAGGGTACTGCACGAGTGTATCTCTACTGCCACCATGCGAAGTCGTCTTTCCAGtcggtcgtcatcgtcgtcaccaaaACCCCTCGGCGACTCGATTGTGTGAAACAGGCAAAGGGACGACGACCCATCGATCTTGACCGCAATCGAATCAGAACCGCCGTACATGGATGCGGGCTCTACACGCAGAGGTCCATATTTCATTTCAGTACCCTGCACTCGAAGCAGGTGTGCAGCTCAGAGGCATCGCCTGACTACGCGTGGTGTTGCTGCTCTAGCTATGACCTGCCGTCGTTCGTTCTCGCATTCAATCGAAGACCCCCCATCTAGCTTCGATGGCCATGCCAGAGACGTTGGTTCTATTACCATATACCAGCGGTTTCAAAGCGCCTTCGGCCGAAGTAATGTACCCATTAAGACACTTCGAAAACGTCACCTTGGCTTGCGTTTTCAAAAAGAATTCATCGTACTTTGGAGCTAGCGCGTCGCCGAGACTTCTGACCGTTCCGGATGGAAACATCTCCTCCCACGGTCGTCGGCAGGCCTTGCCTTTGCAGCTCTTAAGCGTGAGCAGCAGGGCATCGAGTCGGGCCGAGATCTGGGGGATGCGAAAACCCGATATGGTGCCTTGGTGGCCGTACAGGTTTTGCAGCTGGTTTGGGTCGGCCTGCGCGGGTCCGGTCAGTATGGTGGCAATATCTATGCCGCTGGCATACAagctcgggctcggctcCTTACTTTGATATCGTATAGTTCATGATCATTTGTGCACCACACACTATAGGAAAGATCATAGTCGTCGCTGACGACACGCACTGTCTTGTACGTATTGGGATCCATGATGAGCCCTGCGTCTTTTATCAGCATTCGGCACGACATTGCCGGTTCGTAATCATGTTTCGGTCCCAAGTTGATACATACTTGTCGCCCTAGAGAAAACCCTTCCCTCGACGATACCGTGTCCCCAGAACTCGACATTGATGTGCTCCTGCTTCAGCTTCTTTGACCCTTGACTCGCTGTCGTGAGAGGGATTGGCTCGCCGTCAAAGTCGTCATGCAGAGGGATACCGGCAAGCTCGAAGAGGGTTGGGACGACGTCCGTATGCGAGCTCGGGAAGGATACCGCCTTTCCGGCTGCGATACCGGGTCCGCGCGCGATGAATGGGATATTGATATCCTCTTCAATATTGCACGTCTTGCCCGGGGGCAGTCTATGCTGACCAATGTGATAGCCGTTGTCGCTCGTGTAGAAGAGGTATGTGTTGGCCAGGACATCAGGATGGGCCTCAAGTTTCGTCATGATGTCGCTGACAAGATCATCGACGGCCTGCAACGACTGAAGCCTCTTGCGGTAGAACTTGTCGACGTATCTCATCTGACCTTTGCTGAGCGCTGGTAGTCGAGTAAAGTAGCCGACAGCCCCAGGACGCTGCCCAAGAATGTTATCCGTTAGCCTTCCTGCACCCAGGGTCGTGGTTGAATTAAATTCGTGCTTACTATTGTATCGGGGTTGAAACTTGGACCTCTCGGGATAACGACATCGGGAAAAAGATCCTTGTGCCTATCTGCCGGCCTCGGAGAACCGAAGCGAACAGCGCCGGTTTTCCCAAACGTCGTCTCGGAGTGAGGTCCGACGGGCatgacgccgaggaagaaCGGCTTCCCAGCCTCGATGGCGTTTCCGAGGAACTCGACGGACCGGTTTGCAATAAGGTCGGTCGAATATTTGCCAGTTTGAAACTGGACAGGGCCGTTGTCGAGGGCCATGGATGCATTGCAGTAGTAGTACGTATTGGGCTCTATCAGGACTGGCGAGGGGTATGAATGTCAACCGAAATCCACAAAAAAGTTGTATCAACGGTGGCGTGGGCCTTACAATCCGACCGTGTCCAGCCAGCGGCAAACGGCTTGTTGTAGGTGGACAGGGTTTGACCGTTCATAAACTTGCCGGTGTAGTAAGTGTTATATCCGGCATCCTGTAGCCACACCGGCAGATACTTGTCGTTGAGCCCCTCGGCGATGAACTTGCTGTAGCCGCCTGCATAGGTTCGAGAGTGAGTGGGTGGGTGGTTCTCGGATGCGAGGCTGATGTGGCCAGGTTCAGCAGTCATGGAACTTACCATAGGGCTTGGAGATCGAAAGTCAGCATTCAGTGCCACTCGGCGGTTCCCCAACACGGACAGAGGAATGGCAGAGGAATCACGTACAGGGCTGAGGGCGGTGACGTTGGTGTTGTGGGCAGCCTTGCCGGTGAGCAGCGAGACTCTCGAGGGGCAGCACAGGGCAATGGTGCAGAAGTGCTTCTTGAACGAGGTGCCCTTGTCAATGAAGTGTTTCTTCACCATGGGTTGGTAGCTGAGCGAGTCGAGGAGCAGGTCCTGGTCGTCGGTCATGATGAAGATGAAGTTGGGCTTGGGCTTATTGGGGCCGGGCTCTCCAACCGGGCCCACGAGCGGTTGGTCGGCGGCATGAACATTGATGACGAGGAAGGCGACTGCGACAAGAAAGAATGGTATGGCCATGCGTAATTCGACCACCCGTCTGGAGAACGGCTTGGGTACTCGATGCTGCTGAGGGAGGTAGACTTTCAGAGGACCGGTTGGAGATGCCTCGTTGGTTACGGCTGCCGCTTCGCCCTGGCGTAGGGGGGGTGAAGAAAGATGGTGTTGTGACTGGCCGATGTAGTTGGGCCGAAAAAGATGTCTTTGTTGGCCTCAGATACCGAGGGCATCTACATGCTAGTGTTCATGAGCATGAGTGGCTAGTGCTCTACAGCACTGCGACAAGCCCCCGGATCGCCGGGAATATTTGTTTCAGGCTAGTACTGATGGGACTATCATTGGCGGGGCGATCTGCTTAGCGCATGGCTAGAATACGGGGCAGGGGATAATTATCATGGTTCCTctaaagtaattattaccCCGGAAACTGACATAgtctgtattacttgctttACGCATTTGGTTGCCGTTCATCATATGCGTACGACGCCGTAGTGCACGTAGATTACTGTTAAGGAGAGTTTAGCGCATCTAGAAGCTATAATATAATTCGGCAGAAAACCTACTTCTGCTTCTCGCCTTGCCTGCTAGCAATTGCAGTCTCATTAGAAAAAAATCCAATACTTCCATTGGGAAGCTGGGATATTTATGTATTGTCTAGCCAAAGCATAGCGCTTTTGGGCATTCTCTAGGGTTAATTTTAGCCGTCGTAAGGCATGGGTAAGTTGGATGCCTTCTGCCTTAAGGAATTGCGTTAAAGTCCTTATAGAACAATAAAGATCGCAGTCATGAAGAAGCTAATTAGCTGAAATAAAAGGGTTGATAGCAATAGATCGAAAAATAACTCTTTTATTGCGTTCTGAAAGGCTGTGCGGCCGGCCTCTGCGAGAAGGTTTTCAGTATTTTGTTAGTCGTCGTATCGAAGGAGGATATTACCAGATATTATTGATCCGGGAGAAATCCCCTCTTTTCTAGCAATCTTACGATGGGAACGGCCTAATAGGGCCCACATTGCAATTCTAGTCCTCTTCTAAGGACTTTGCTCTAGTCTAGGCGTAGTTGGAGCCATAGTTCTGCTGCAATTTCATTTTGAATTTCAAGGGTTGTCCGGAGTTTAAGGAATCAATTTTTGAGGCGCGcgacacgtacaagtacacgcgACTGAATCGACACTGTTGCTACCCCACCGTAACAGGATGTCCCTCGCCCGTTAGTCTTGTCCTCAAGACTCCAATCTTCCTAGTTGAAATCGTCTGACGCGATAAGCTACCATATAGGTAAAGCATGGTTAATTTGCAGGTGGCGTGGGGGTGCAATGAGTATTCTCTCGATGGTATCCCATAGCGTCCTGTTGTTTGACTGTTTCTCATACTTGGATAATTCGTCGCGAAAATGATCGCATCGTTTTGTTAGGTCGGCCAAGGTCGTTGTTTCGTTGTTGGGAGGGTGTTCCACTATGTGTTCACAGGCCTGAATAAGCTGCTTGAATGCGTTGATGGCTTGATCCCGACTTTGTGACCACAATTCCTCAGcaattttttttttcctttctTGGTTCCTTACAGCAACACAATCCTGCTTAATATTTTCATTTACGTTCTCAGAAAGCGGACAGTATATCCTCCGCAGGGCAAATGTACTCAAGCCCGTCTGCGGCCATGATTTTCCAACGGCCGCAGTCTGAATATATTTTGGCAGAGTGTCGATCACCTCGAAAGCTTTGTGAAGTGTCGTGTCGATCGCCCGAGCGATCTCTCCGATACGACCATCCACCTGAGCCAGTGAATTGATTAAGCGTCCTGCAGGCTCGACCAGTTGACCAATGGCAGAAAGCTTTATCGCCGAGATCGAAAATATCAGGGAACTGCGATATCCTGCCTTCCCACTTTGTCTTTCGGTGGCGTGCGTCGCGGGCAGGGATTTGGCTTCTTTCTTTCTTGGCAGCGTAGAGATAGCTTCCCCCTTCTTGGTCTGGCTGGCAATTTAAtatctccgtcgtcggcaaggtcggcgatgatggccaaCTCTTGGGCAAGTTCTTGTACTCCTGTCGTCCGCAGCACTGCCTAAACTCTGCCCAGAGCGTACTCCAAAGCCTTCTGGGAAAATGTCCCGACGTCGAATTGCTTAGCCATGCCTTTAAGCTGCATTTCGAGCATCGCTGATTGTGCCCAGTTGAGACAACTCTCTCCGGGACCTGGTAACTTGAGGCCTCGAAATAATTCTGTGACTTCAATTGTTGACGTTGTCGCACTTCCAATATTAATCCTCGCCATGAAAGTTTGGACATTGGCCGGTTCAACGGCGTACTTATACTGATACATAAAAGGCGAGGGGTGACCCTTGCTTGGCGGATGATTGGAGATGACCGACTGTTTGTTTCCTTGACGAATATAACGCCAATCAGATGCATCGAAAGAATCGACAACTTCACCTCTGGATCCTTTTTTGCTGGCATGAATCGCCCAGTGGAAAGTATTGAGGTCATCTGTTCCGTAGGGGACATACTCAGGACGGCTAAACAGTGCAAGGGTGAAAATCTTTTCTTCGATCTGATTTATGGCAGGCAGAACAGCCTCGGTTGGTATGGCGTAAATGAAACTCGGCCACTGAAGCCAGAGCAGGAAGGAGAGAAGGGTGATCCATTGTCGCAACATGATGATGTCAGTAGTGACCAGTGTTAGGTttcggacgaggaagagcaAGTGCTTGAAGAAGAATGATGATCGGTAAGCTAAAACCAAGGTGTCTAGGCCATGTTCTTATATTTTAAAGGTTACGCTCACCGTGGGGATCGTAAGAAGTGAAGAGGAAAATTCTTGGCCTTGTATTTACTATCGATGTTGGTAGGTACTCTTTCTTGTTGATGTCGTTGTTACGTGTGGATATATGCTCGACTTTGTGTTTCTGTTAACGTTCGGTTCGATTCCGCATTACGGTTTAGCCCTGGTTGGTATAGAGTAAATAAAACTCGGCCACTGAAGCCAGAGGTGAAAGGAGAGAAGAGTGCTCCAGTATCGCAACATAAT encodes:
- a CDS encoding arylsulfatase precursor — its product is MAIPFFLVAVAFLVINVHAADQPLVGPVGEPGPNKPKPNFIFIMTDDQDLLLDSLSYQPMVKKHFIDKGTSFKKHFCTIALCCPSRVSLLTGKAAHNTNVTALSPVRDSSAIPLSVLGNRRVALNADFRSPSPMVSSMTAEPGHISLASENHPPTHSRTYAGGYSKFIAEGLNDKYLPVWLQDAGYNTYYTGKFMNGQTLSTYNKPFAAGWTRSDFLIEPNTYYYCNASMALDNGPVQFQTGKYSTDLIANRSVEFLGNAIEAGKPFFLGVMPVGPHSETTFGKTGAVRFGSPRPADRHKDLFPDVVIPRGPSFNPDTIRPGAVGYFTRLPALSKGQMRYVDKFYRKRLQSLQAVDDLVSDIMTKLEAHPDVLANTYLFYTSDNGYHIGQHRLPPGKTCNIEEDINIPFIARGPGIAAGKAVSFPSSHTDVVPTLFELAGIPLHDDFDGEPIPLTTASQGSKKLKQEHINVEFWGHGIVEGRVFSRATRLIMDPNTYKTVRVVSDDYDLSYSVWCTNDHELYDIKADPNQLQNLYGHQGTISGFRIPQISARLDALLLTLKSCKGKACRRPWEEMFPSGTVRSLGDALAPKYDEFFLKTQAKVTFSKCLNGYITSAEGALKPLVYGNRTNVSGMAIEARWGVFD